Proteins from a single region of Candidatus Binatia bacterium:
- the dnaN gene encoding DNA polymerase III subunit beta yields MKFSCTTKDIAAAVGAASKVVNAHTTVPILSNVLLQGEGGKIAVRATDLELTLEHAFPAQVTEGGSVTVPAKLFASYLGNLAPGTLELTGTPTRASVKYERSNYDFHALPAEEYPPLPAASRGSQFGIAAKRFRDGIEATIFAASSEEARGAVLMGTLLEVEGKSLTMVATDGYRLAKFATTIDDEVSANEKFIVPSRALAEVARNLGGGESIEVSALGAQSNQLRMTGGDVSITVRLVDGQYPNYQQVIPAKFDRTITVSTPALIGSLRRAELVAGDRASMVKLAIANQTLIVTASSDISGNAYEELEVEQTGEDLTIAFNARYLVEILNHIKGDKAVIEFLGPLSPAAIRPLEPLETGQQLYVLMPLRQ; encoded by the coding sequence ATGAAATTTAGTTGCACGACGAAAGACATCGCGGCGGCCGTCGGAGCGGCCAGCAAAGTGGTGAACGCTCATACCACCGTGCCGATCCTCTCCAACGTGCTGCTGCAAGGCGAGGGCGGAAAGATCGCGGTGCGCGCGACCGATCTCGAGCTGACGCTCGAGCACGCCTTCCCTGCGCAGGTGACCGAGGGCGGCTCGGTCACGGTACCGGCGAAGCTCTTTGCAAGTTATCTCGGCAACCTCGCCCCGGGGACGCTCGAGCTCACCGGCACGCCCACGCGCGCGAGCGTCAAGTACGAGCGCAGCAACTACGACTTCCACGCCCTGCCGGCCGAGGAGTATCCTCCGCTGCCGGCCGCTTCGCGCGGGTCCCAGTTCGGCATCGCGGCAAAGCGCTTCCGCGACGGCATCGAGGCGACGATCTTCGCGGCCTCCAGCGAGGAGGCTCGGGGCGCCGTGCTGATGGGCACTCTGTTGGAGGTGGAGGGCAAGTCGCTGACGATGGTCGCGACCGACGGCTATCGCCTGGCCAAGTTCGCGACGACGATCGACGACGAGGTTTCGGCGAACGAGAAGTTCATCGTGCCCTCCCGGGCGCTGGCTGAAGTCGCCCGCAATCTCGGGGGCGGCGAAAGCATCGAGGTCAGCGCGCTCGGCGCGCAGAGCAACCAGCTTCGCATGACCGGCGGCGACGTCTCGATCACGGTCCGTCTCGTCGACGGGCAGTATCCCAACTATCAGCAGGTCATCCCGGCGAAGTTCGATCGCACGATCACCGTGAGCACCCCGGCCCTGATCGGCAGCCTGCGGCGGGCCGAGCTCGTCGCGGGTGACCGCGCCAGCATGGTCAAGCTCGCGATCGCCAATCAAACGTTAATCGTAACGGCCAGCTCCGACATCTCGGGCAACGCGTACGAGGAGCTGGAGGTCGAGCAGACCGGCGAGGATCTAACGATCGCGTTCAACGCGCGCTACCTGGTCGAGATCCTGAATCACATCAAGGGCGACAAGGCCGTCATCGAGTTCCTCGGCCCGCTCTCGCCGGCGGCGATCCGCCCGTTGGAACCGCTCGAGACCGGCCAGCAACTGTACGTGCTCATGCCGCTTCGGCAATGA
- the obgE gene encoding GTPase ObgE — MQFIDEAEITVVGGDGGDGIVAWRREKYVPKGGPAGGDGGHGGSVYLEATSELSTLVEFRFRRSFSAESGKAGGTSKKSGRSGDDLTISVPVGTLVFRVRDDRPETLLADLNAPGARVLAAKGGRGGLGNQHFATSARQAPRFAEHGEPGERGALRLELRLLADCGIVGVPNAGKSTLLSVVSAARPKIADYPFTTLEPQLGVVRTGDDESFAMVDVPGLIAGAHEGAGLGDQFLRHVERTRVLLHLLDGAKPLEEIVADKAMIEAELAAWNPALISKPTLLVVNKLDLPNARESLTQLRERFPGVYGISAATHEGVRDVVLAVSRAIDSAPMPRIVEPPEAHIELAAADAFSIERHSDGAFVVSGERIERLAAMTNFDSDEALARFEYALGKIGVEKKLRELGAREGDTVRIGPYEFTYS, encoded by the coding sequence GTGCAGTTCATCGATGAGGCCGAAATCACGGTCGTGGGCGGTGACGGCGGCGACGGCATCGTGGCGTGGCGCCGTGAAAAGTACGTTCCGAAGGGCGGTCCGGCCGGCGGTGACGGCGGCCACGGCGGCAGCGTCTACCTGGAAGCGACGAGCGAGCTTTCTACGCTCGTAGAGTTTCGCTTCAGGCGAAGCTTTTCGGCCGAATCCGGCAAGGCCGGCGGCACGTCGAAAAAATCCGGACGCAGCGGCGACGATCTGACCATCTCCGTGCCCGTCGGCACGCTCGTCTTTCGCGTGCGCGACGACCGGCCGGAAACGCTGCTCGCCGATCTGAACGCGCCCGGCGCGCGCGTCCTCGCCGCGAAAGGCGGCCGCGGCGGGCTCGGCAACCAGCACTTCGCCACGAGCGCGCGTCAGGCGCCGCGTTTCGCGGAGCATGGCGAGCCGGGCGAACGCGGCGCGCTGCGGTTGGAGCTTCGTCTGCTGGCCGACTGCGGAATCGTCGGCGTTCCCAATGCGGGAAAGTCCACGTTGCTCTCGGTCGTTTCGGCCGCGCGGCCCAAGATTGCCGACTATCCCTTCACGACTCTCGAGCCGCAGCTTGGCGTCGTCCGTACGGGCGACGACGAATCGTTCGCGATGGTCGACGTTCCCGGGCTCATCGCGGGCGCGCACGAAGGGGCCGGACTCGGCGACCAATTTCTGCGCCACGTCGAACGCACGCGCGTCCTGCTGCATCTCCTCGACGGTGCGAAGCCGCTGGAAGAAATCGTTGCCGACAAAGCGATGATCGAGGCGGAGCTCGCGGCGTGGAATCCCGCGCTGATTTCAAAGCCGACGCTGCTCGTGGTCAACAAACTCGATCTTCCGAACGCGCGTGAGTCGTTGACGCAGCTGCGCGAACGCTTTCCCGGAGTCTACGGCATCAGCGCCGCGACGCACGAGGGCGTGCGCGACGTCGTCCTGGCGGTGTCGCGCGCGATCGATTCGGCGCCGATGCCCCGAATCGTGGAGCCGCCGGAGGCGCACATCGAGCTCGCGGCCGCGGATGCGTTTTCAATCGAGCGCCACAGCGACGGGGCATTCGTCGTCTCGGGCGAACGCATCGAGCGCCTTGCGGCCATGACCAACTTCGACTCGGACGAGGCGCTGGCGCGCTTCGAATACGCCTTGGGCAAGATCGGCGTCGAGAAAAAGCTCCGCGAGCTCGGCGCGCGGGAAGGGGATACCGTCCGCATCGGGCCGTACGAGTTCACCTACTCATGA
- the nadD gene encoding nicotinate (nicotinamide) nucleotide adenylyltransferase, whose protein sequence is MKVGVFGGTFDPVHNAHLFVAESARIMERLDRVLFVPTNNQHYREKPQADAAHRCAMILGGIESNAAFELDDTDLRENGSGYTADLLPRLRRKYPSARLTFIIGADSLVNTNWVRFDEVLGALERFAIAPRPGVGGDALARVIAAVPPGLRERVTTLNLPEIPESATLVRSLIAQQRSIRYLVPEPVWKYIVAHRLYGYSTAANR, encoded by the coding sequence ATGAAAGTCGGCGTCTTCGGGGGCACTTTCGACCCCGTTCACAACGCGCATTTGTTCGTTGCGGAATCGGCCCGCATCATGGAGCGGCTCGATCGCGTGCTGTTCGTGCCGACGAACAACCAGCACTATCGCGAAAAGCCACAGGCCGACGCCGCGCATCGCTGCGCGATGATCTTGGGCGGGATCGAGAGCAACGCGGCGTTCGAGCTCGACGATACGGATCTGCGCGAGAACGGGAGCGGCTACACCGCCGATCTGCTGCCGCGGCTGCGCCGCAAATATCCGTCGGCGCGGCTGACGTTCATCATCGGCGCCGACTCGCTCGTCAACACGAATTGGGTGCGCTTCGACGAGGTGCTCGGGGCGCTGGAGCGGTTCGCCATCGCGCCGCGGCCGGGCGTGGGCGGCGACGCGCTGGCGCGCGTGATCGCCGCGGTACCGCCGGGTTTGCGCGAGCGCGTCACGACGCTGAATCTGCCCGAGATCCCCGAATCGGCGACCCTCGTGCGCAGCCTGATCGCGCAGCAGCGCAGCATTCGCTATCTCGTGCCCGAGCCGGTCTGGAAGTACATCGTCGCGCATCGGCTGTATGGATACTCGACCGCGGCGAACCGCTAG
- a CDS encoding DUF3465 domain-containing protein — MDTRPRRTASVVLRLLIGVAAASCSTTQPPNDRAVCDAYSAQRSHVEVVADGTVTRMLGVAPGRVSPHEGFLLRLASGCSLVVRVEVNTDFTGTIPIAQGQRVSVKGEYEFYPRGGVVHWTHRDPRGRHEGGYIEAGGQLYE, encoded by the coding sequence ATGGATACTCGACCGCGGCGAACCGCTAGCGTCGTCCTGCGGTTGCTGATCGGCGTCGCTGCGGCCAGCTGCTCGACGACGCAGCCGCCGAACGATCGGGCGGTCTGCGACGCATACTCCGCGCAGCGTTCGCACGTCGAGGTGGTCGCCGATGGAACGGTGACACGCATGCTCGGTGTGGCGCCGGGCCGCGTGAGTCCGCACGAGGGTTTTCTTCTGCGGCTCGCATCGGGCTGCAGCCTCGTCGTTCGCGTCGAGGTCAACACCGACTTCACCGGCACGATTCCGATTGCACAAGGCCAACGCGTCTCGGTGAAGGGCGAGTACGAGTTCTACCCGCGCGGCGGCGTCGTGCACTGGACGCATCGCGACCCGCGCGGCCGGCACGA
- the dnaA gene encoding chromosomal replication initiator protein DnaA: protein MALAINSDISNELWQSALDTLEHTFSKPVFEMWIKPIRFISLHGNELHLAVHSKFAQDWVGSKLRAQMIGVLSELFGTSIELRLSVAEPGEGNRAAYIPTRPLEEFRTANLNVRYTFEEFVVGNSNRFAHAAAQAVAGAPAHAYNPLFLYGGVGLGKTHLMHAIGHRVIQDNLASNVVYVTCEKFTNEFIIALQNNRTPEFRNRYRQVDVLLIDDIQFLAGKETTQEEFFHTFNALHESGRQLIISSDRPPKEIQTLEARLRSRFEWGLLTDIQAPDLETREAILRKKAASENIPVPDEVTSFIAKVIPSNIRELEGALIRVIAYASLTKAPITTDLAADVLKSAVAQAPLHRITIGKIKETVSSAHGLTVKEMDNGRRDQRLAAPRQIAMYIATELTNYSLPQIAREFGKKDHTTVMYARDKIKDQMQRDEAYRNKIRQLIAMCQTP, encoded by the coding sequence ATGGCGCTAGCGATCAATTCGGACATTTCCAATGAGCTCTGGCAGTCCGCACTCGACACTCTGGAGCACACCTTCTCCAAACCCGTCTTCGAGATGTGGATCAAACCGATCCGCTTCATCTCACTTCACGGCAACGAGCTCCATCTCGCCGTGCACAGCAAGTTTGCACAAGACTGGGTAGGAAGCAAGCTCCGGGCGCAGATGATCGGCGTCTTAAGCGAGCTCTTTGGAACCAGCATCGAGCTCCGGCTGTCGGTCGCCGAGCCCGGGGAAGGCAACCGCGCCGCGTATATTCCCACGCGCCCGCTCGAAGAGTTCCGTACCGCAAACCTTAATGTTCGTTATACTTTCGAAGAGTTTGTCGTCGGCAATTCGAATCGGTTTGCGCATGCGGCGGCGCAGGCCGTCGCCGGTGCGCCTGCCCACGCGTACAACCCGCTCTTCCTATATGGCGGCGTCGGTCTCGGAAAGACACACTTGATGCACGCCATCGGCCACCGCGTCATCCAAGACAACCTGGCCTCCAACGTCGTGTACGTGACCTGCGAGAAGTTCACGAACGAGTTCATCATTGCGTTGCAGAACAACCGCACACCGGAGTTTCGCAACCGGTATCGTCAGGTCGACGTGCTGCTGATCGACGACATCCAGTTTCTCGCCGGCAAGGAGACTACGCAAGAAGAGTTCTTCCACACTTTCAACGCGCTCCACGAATCCGGCCGGCAGCTGATCATCTCGTCGGACCGCCCGCCGAAAGAGATCCAGACGCTCGAGGCGCGGCTGCGCTCCCGATTCGAATGGGGCCTGCTCACCGACATCCAGGCGCCCGATCTGGAAACACGCGAAGCGATCCTGCGCAAGAAGGCCGCCAGCGAGAACATCCCCGTCCCGGACGAGGTAACGTCGTTCATCGCCAAGGTGATCCCGTCGAACATCCGCGAGCTCGAGGGCGCCCTCATCCGAGTCATCGCGTACGCCTCGCTCACGAAGGCTCCCATCACCACCGACCTCGCGGCCGACGTCCTCAAAAGCGCCGTGGCGCAGGCCCCGCTGCATCGCATCACGATCGGGAAGATCAAGGAGACGGTCTCGAGCGCGCACGGCCTGACGGTCAAGGAGATGGACAACGGGCGACGAGATCAGCGCCTAGCCGCGCCACGCCAGATCGCGATGTACATCGCCACCGAGCTCACCAACTATTCCCTGCCGCAGATCGCGCGCGAGTTCGGCAAGAAGGATCACACGACGGTCATGTACGCTCGCGACAAGATCAAGGACCAGATGCAGCGCGACGAGGCGTACCGGAACAAGATCCGTCAGCTCATCGCGATGTGCCAGACCCCCTGA
- the rpmA gene encoding 50S ribosomal protein L27, which yields MFDFDLQLFASKKGAGSTRNGRDSNAQRLGVKRFGGERVIAGNILVRQRGTRIYPGVNVGIGRDHTLFALIDGTVEFSASTDRKRVSVVPAA from the coding sequence ATGTTTGACTTCGACCTCCAGCTCTTTGCGTCTAAAAAGGGCGCCGGATCGACGCGTAACGGCCGCGATTCGAACGCCCAGCGCCTCGGCGTGAAGCGCTTCGGCGGCGAACGCGTGATTGCCGGGAACATCCTGGTTCGCCAGCGCGGCACACGCATCTATCCCGGCGTGAACGTCGGCATCGGACGCGACCATACGCTCTTCGCTCTGATCGACGGAACCGTCGAGTTTAGCGCCAGCACCGATCGCAAGCGGGTCTCGGTCGTGCCCGCGGCCTAA